From Rubrobacter calidifluminis:
GCACGACGGCCTCGAAGCAGGAGATCCAGGACTCGTCGTCGGTGAACGGCTCGAGCGGTACGTTGACGGCGTAGCCGTACCCCTCGCCCCTCCCGCGCTCCTCGACGCCACCGGTCCCGGGAAAGAGGAACCTCCCGGTCTCGTGCATGGAGATGGTGAGCACCTCCGGGTCGTCGTAGAACGCCCACTGTACCCCGTCGCCGTGGTGGGCGTCGGTGTCGAGGTAGGCCACCCGCAGGTGCGGATGCTCCTGCTTCAGGCGCGCTATGGCTACGGCCGCGTCGTTGTAGACGCAGAACCCGCTCGCCCTGGACCGCAGCGCATGGTGCAGCCCCCCCGCGATGCACATCGCGTGCTCGCAGCTCCCGTCGGCCACCATCCGGGCCGCAGTGAGTACCGCCCCGACGACCCTGGCGGAGGCCTCGTGCATCCGGGGGAAGACCGGGTTGTCCGGGGTGTTGAGCCCGTAGTGGACTAGCTCCGAGAGATCCGAGACCTCGTCCGCCTTCTGCACGAGCCTCACGTAGGTGAGGCTGTGTACCTGCAGGAGGTCCTCCTCGGTGGCCGGTGCGCTCTTCACGAAGCCGTAACCCTCGAACAGCCCCGCAGCTTCGCTCAACTCCAGCGCGAGCCGGATGCGCAAGGGGTTGAACGGGTGGTCCTCGCCGAACCCGTAGTCTTCCAGCCCGCGGTCGTGCACCACCGCCACCCGACCGCCCATCCAGAGAGGCCTCCTCTTCGCTCCTCGCTACGCCTCGTAGTCTACCGCGATGAGGTTCGTCGTGAGCCGTCCGAGCTTCTCCAGCACCGCCAGATGCTCCGGGTGCTCCCGGTAGCGCGCGAGATCCTCCACGCTCTCGAACCGCGCGAAGAGCCCGTGGGTGAAACCTCCTCCCCGATCGCTGAAGTTCTCCCCGGCCGTGAGGTCCACCACCCCCGGTACCTTCTCCCTGAGCGCCCGCAGAGAGGCGACAAGATCCGCCAGCTCATCCCCGGAGGCCTCCTCCTTCGCCGTGAACAAAACCAGATGCTCGATCACGCCTTCCTCCCTCTTCCGTTCACCCCGCGAAGCATACCTTACCCAAGGATCTCCCACATCCACCCCTGCTTGTTACACGAATTGCCGCAGTGTTAAGGAAATTTAAAATGCTTCCCGACCCTGATTTCCCATTTTGCCCCATCACTGGGCGGTTTACGTGTTTCGAAGTTCTTGCGAAGTGGTTGCGATGAGTTTGCGTAAAGATTTCAAAACGGTTACCCTCGTGCCCCGTTGAGAGGAGGGGGTTCTCTACAGGGTGAGAGATCCCCGACTGTTGCAGGCTAGAGAGGGAGGATACGTCCTTTTGGCTGTGAGTGTAAGGCTAAGGCTCGGAATCGTGCTTGCGGCTCTGGCGCTGGCGCTGACGGCTGCGGTGATGGCGTCGCGTTCGGCGGAGGCGCAGACTGTCTCTGGAGATGCGATCGTCTCCGACGCGCAGAGCTATCTTGGCGTTCCTTACGTTTGGGGCGGTGAGTCGCGGGCCGGGGTCGACTGCTCCGGGCTGGTTACGGCTGTGTTTTCGGATTTCGGGATCTACCTGCCGCACAGCTCCTATGCACAATTTTCTTACGGGACGCCGGTTTCGACCCCTGGACCGGGTGATCTCGTCTTCAGCGATTATGGGTACGGGTTCGCCTCGCACGTCGGGATAGCGGTCGGGAACGGGCAGATGATCGACGCGCCCTACCCGGGCACCGTGGTGCGCTACGATCCGATCATCTCCTCTTACGTGAACGGGTACAGGAGCATCGTCTAGTCCCGCGTTCCGGAGTGTTCCATGGCCGCCCGTCTCTCCTCGCGGGCGGCTTTTTTACTTGATCGGTCTTTTCTGGAAGTGGGCTGCTTGTCTGGGTGGGGGCTCTGTCTCTGGAGGACGATCTGTGGCTTGAGGGGACCATTTTCTCACCATTTCAGAAAATCGTGGCTTTCTGGTGTCGCGGGGGAGCTGCTCGACTAACATGTCGAAAAAGACATACGGGAAAGTTGTGGAAGACGGGTCGCTGTGGGCGAGAGAAAGGAGTCCCCTTGGCTGCCTCGTACATACACACCTGCTACAGGATCCTCGACCCCGAGCGGAGCACGGACTTCTACGTGAACAAGCTCGGGATGAAGAAGGTTGGGGAGATGCACTTCTCCGATGCTACCAACTACTTCTTCGCGATGGAGGAGGATCCCTCCTCTCCGATGCTCGAGCTAACCCACAACCACGGGCGTACCGAGCCCTACGATATCGGGGAAGGCTACGGCCACGTCGCCTTCGTCGTGGACGATCTCGAGGGGACCGTGGCGCGGCTCAAAGAGCAGGGGGTCGAGGTGGCCGTCGAGCCCAAGACGATGACCGTGGATGGCAACGACTACAGGATAGCCTTCGTCCTGGACCCGGACGGCTACCGCGTCGAGCTGGTGCAGAGGGGGACGATGAAGGTCGGGGATATGATGCAGTAGGAACCGGGAGAGGAGAAAACGTGGAGGGTCGGACAGTAGAGGTCCTCCCGGAGGACTACAGCTACGTCTTCATCCCTTGCGGAAGCCGGTGGCGCGGGGCGGGATGAGCGAAAGAGGGTGATCCACACCGAGGACGCCTTCGAGAGCAGAATATAAGATCATCCATGACCTTTCTGGCCGGGCGCTCGCAACTGCGAAGTTCCTGGACCCGCAGACCGGGCCCATCTACGTGGAGGGGGCCGGGGCGGGAGATACGCTGGTGGCGCACCTGCAAGAGATAGACCCCGCCCGCGAATACGTGGTGGGCTGCTACATACCGTATCTGGCGGGCTGACATCGACCGGTCTCAGCGTACCCTGCAGGACCCGCTACCGGAGAGGGTCTACGTGTGGAGGCTCATCGAGGAGGGAGGCGGGCGCTACTTGGAGAACGAGGAGGTCGGGGTCAGGCTCCCGTGGGAGCCGTTCGTCGGGACGATCGCGGTGGCCCCGGAACTCGAGGCAATCTCCGCGCTCGCACCGGGGCCTTTCGGGAGAACATGGACGTGCCGGGCGTCAGTCCCGGCAACACCGTCTACCTGCCGGGCTTCAACGAGGGGACGCTCTTCTACACCGGGGACTGCCACGCCCGGCAGGGGCAGGGCAAGCCGTGCGGGGTCGCGCTCGAGGTGACCAGCCGCGTCACGCTCACCTTCGAGGTAGTGAAGGGAGGCGGAATACAGTGGCCGCTCATCGAGGCGCGGGAGGGGGTTATGAGTCGGAGCACCCGGCCGATGGGAGGACGCTGCCCGCACGCCCACGCCGAGCTCGCCGGCTGGCTCGAGAGTTACTACGGCTTCTCCCGTCCCGACGCCTACCAGCCCCACACGCAGGCCAGCGGCCTCTACGTCGGGAACATGGTGGACACCACCTGCTCGCTGGTCGCCTCGGTCGAGAAGCGCTACCTCGGACGTTCCTGAACCCGCAAAAACGTTTGACCCCGTCAAGCAAGGTGGTATCTTTGGCTGAGTGTTCTGGATGCGAGGCAGCGCGAGAGCGTGAGACCGTCTTCCGGGAGCGGATCTTCGCCGAACCGCAACCTGATGCTCGCGGCCATAGCCGCCGCCACGCTTCTGAACCCGCTCAACTCCTCCATGATCGCGGTCGCGCTCTCCCGGATAAACCACGACTTCGGGATGACCTTCGCGGAGGGTTCCTGGATCATCTCGGTTTTCTATCTGGTGAGTGCGATCGCACAGCCGCTCATGGGGAGGCTCTCGGACCTCTACGGGCGCAAGAGGGTGTTCCTCTGCGGGCTCGTGGTTTCGGCGATGGCGAGCATGCTCGCCCCCCTCTCACCCACGTTCTGGTGGCTCGTGGGGTTCAGGGTGCTGCAGGCCGCCGGGACCTCGGCGCTCTTCCCGGCCGGCGCTGCGATGATCCGGGAACACATCACCGAACGGCAGGCCTCCGCCCTCGGGGTGCTCGCCGTCTTCTCTTCGACGTCGGCGGCCTTCGGACCAACCATCGGGGGTTTCCTGGTCCGCTACGGTGACTGGCCTCTGGTCTTCTTCGTCAACCTCCCATTCATAGTCTTCTCGTTCGTCCTGGGCTGGCGGGTCCTGCCCGCCGACCGGCAGGTCCGCAAGAGTGAGCGCGGAGAATTCGCGGAAGAACTCGTGAAGCTCGACCCCGCAGGCATACTGCTCTTCGCTGCCTGCGTGATCGGGGCGCTCCTCTTCTTGCTCTCGCTCCGGGGATCGCCCGACTTCCCCGCCTGTGGTGTCGCCCTCGCAGCGGCGGGGCTCTTCTACCTCCGCGAGCGCTCCGCTCGAAGTCCTTTCCTGGATCTGCGCGGCTCCCTCGCGCACCGGGAGGTGGTCTCGGTCTACCTCCAGTTCGTGCTTGTTAACGTCGTCTACTACTGCTCCTTCATCGGTATGCCGACCTACCTGCAGGACGCCCGGCACATCCCCGCCGATACCACCGGTACCATGATGCTCGCCCTCGCCGGAAGCGGCGTCGTCCTCACCCCCCTCGCAGCCCGCCTGATAGACCGCATCGGCCCGAAACCCGGCATCATCTTCGCCGCACTTTGTATGGTGGCCGGCAGCATACTGCTCTCCACCGTGCCAGCCCGCGGCGGCATCCCGCACCTCCTCCTCGCGCTCGTCATCCTCGGCAGCGCGGGCGGGTTCAACAACCTCGGGCTGCAGACCGCCCTTTACAGCTTCGTGCCCCAGGAGGAGGTCGGCAGCGCCTCCGGCCTCTTCCAGACCTCGCGCTACCTTGGCACCATCCTCTCGACCAGCCTGCTCGGCGTCGAGTTCGCCTCCGGCGTGGATACTCCCCACCTGCACGCGGTGGCCTTCGGCATGGCGGCCGTCGCCGCGATCGCCCTGCTGCTATCGCTCCTCATGCGTAACCCCGGACCTCCGGCAAAACAGCAGACCTGACGTTTTGTTATTTCGAAAACCAGAGTATACTGGTGGGCAGTAGTAACCATGACTACATAGGAGGTTCGGGAAGTGGGCATCGTGTCCTGGATAATCATTGGTCTGATCGCGGGGGCGCTTGCGAAGCTGATCCTGCCGGGGGACGACCCGGGCGGGATCATCGTGACCATCATCATCGGTATAGTCGGGGCGATCATCGGCGGGATCGTCGTCGGGGCCTTCGGCGGGCCCGGGGTGACGGGGGTGAACGTGAGCTCGATCATCGTCGCGATAATCGGTGCGATCATCCTGCTTTTGCTCTACCGGCTGTTCGTCGGGCGTACCGCGCGCGGGGGCAGGAGGAGGCGTACGTGAGGTGAGGGGCGCTCTGGCGCCCCTCTTTCATCCCCGCCGGGCTTCTTCCCTGACGAAGGGGACCAGTATCCTGTAGTGCTCGACGAGCTCCTCGAAGCGCATCCGGTTGAGGCCGGAGGGGGAGGGAACGACGATGTCCACGATCCCGGGTACGGCCGAATCTCCCTGCACGCCCCAACTCGACCGCGATGAGCCCCGGAACCAGCGGTAGACCCCGATGCCCGTGTAAGCAACGGCGCGGGGCCGGAAGCGTTCGAGGTCCTTCCGCAGCCGCCGGGCTCCGGCGAGGACCTCCTGCCTCTTCAGCTCGTCGGCGCGGCGCGTCGGGCGGGGGCAGAGGTTTGTGAACCCGATGCCGAGCCCGAGCAGCTCTTCGTCCTCCTCCGGACGGTAGAGCCTCTCCGTGATCCCGGCGGCGTACAGCACGCGCCAGAAGCGGTTGGCAGGGTGCGCGTAGTGGCGGCCGCTCTTCCCCGATCTCAGAGACGGGTTGTAGCCGCAGAAGACGAGCTTCAGACCGGCTTTCAGCAGATCCTTCGCCACGGTCCGGGAGTGTAGCACGGGTTATCATCTGGCAGGCCATGGAGTGCGGTGACCTCACCGGGAATTTGAGGAGCCTGGGGCTGCTTCTGGCCCTGTTGCCGGAAGCCCCGGGAGAGTTTCGTGACCGGGCCGCGGGGTACGCAGAGATGCTGCTGGAGCGGATCCTCATAGGGCGGGTCTCCTACGACACCGTCGGATGGGAGGGGCTTCTACAGGAACTCGAGGAACGTTTCGGTGATGTCGGGCGGGTCCTCTCCGAGCCGGCGCTGCGCGAGGTCGAGGAGAGGACCCGGCGTCTGCTCGCCGACATACGCGGTGAGGACCCGTTCATGCGGCGCTGGGCGGCGGACTCCCTGCTCGCCCGGTTGTGCTACCTCCTCTGCCGCCTGCTGCGGCCCCGGGTTGTACTCGAGACGGGGGTCGCCTACGGGGTGAGCTCGGCGTTCATCCTGAGGGCGCTGGAGCAGAACGGAGGCGGCATCCTGCACAGCGTCGACCTGCCCCCGCTGAGATCGGGCTACGAGAAGTCCTGGGGGGTGGCGGTGGACGAGGGGATGAGGAGGCGGTGGTGCCTGCACCGGGGAGCGAGCAGAAAAGTGCTCCCCGGGCTTCTCGAACGGCTCGGGCGGGTGGACCTCTTCGTGCACGACAGCCTGCACACCCGGAGCAACATGCTGCGCGAGTTCGGGCTCGTCTGGCCCTACCTGACCGGGGGAGGGGTGCTCGTCGCGGACGACGTCGAGCGCAACGACGCCTTCGGCGAGCTGCGCCGGTGGGGGCCCGAGCTGTGGCGCGTGGTGGAAGACCGGGAGCGCGGCCCGCTTTGGGGCCGCGCAGCCCCGGTGGTGTTCGGTGTTGCGATCAGGTGAAGAAGGAGCCTTGGGGCCGGCTCTTCACGGCGAGGCTTTGCCGGAGGAGTCTTCCCCGCTCATCTCCCGGGGGCCGTAGCGCCCGACCAGCGAGTAGTACAGGGCGTCGTCCCGCCTCTCGACGCGCAGGTGCCCGCCGCCGGTCAGCTCGGAGAGCATCTGGTCGGCCTCTCTTACGGTGAGCGTGGTGCTCATCGCCACGTCCGCCGCGGTGAGGCTGCCCCCGCCCTCCCTGAGGGCCGTGAGCAGCTCACGCTCTTTAGCCGGTGCCGAGGGCAGCGCGCGCCTGCGTTTCACGATCCCGTTCGCCGCGTGCCCCAGCAGGGCGGCGGCGGGGATCATCAGCCCGAAGGCTGGTATCAGCGTGGCGGGCGGGCTGAGGAACGAGAACGCCAGCGCGCCGAACAAGAAGACGATCCCCAGGGCTGTCTCCACTATCGGAGGGTCTTCGTACTCCCTTCCTGTCCGTCGCCGGTGTTCCGGCACGCTTGTGGTCTGCTGCACCCGGCCTCCTGTGCTCCGGTTGGCTTGTGAAGTATCTTACGTTGTCGAGTATACCGGAGGGATGGCCCGGAGACTAGTATCCGGGCCGCCCCATCCGGGAGTAGGTGAACTGCTTGCTCGCCTCCACGCCCGGCTGGTCGAAGGCGTTCACGCCGTAGAGGGAGCCCGCGATCGCGGTCTGCACCTCCAGCGCGACGAAGAGGTAGCCGAGGTTCTCCTCGCTGATGCGGTCCAGCCGGATCGTGGTGTTCGGGCGTCCCGCCTCGGTGAGCGCCCGCCGGGTCGCGTCGCACTCGACGTTCAGCAGTTCGGCCATCGTGTGCCCGCCGAGGTAGCCCACGCCTTCGAGATCCTCGTAGGCCGGCGGGATCTCCAGGTCGCGCGGGTGCTCCTCGACCTGCACGATCTCGATCACCTTGTCCTGCGGCCCCTGCATGTAGAGCTGCAGCTGGGAATGCTGGTCGGTGGTCCCGACCGCCCCGTGTGGGGTGGAGCCTTTCCCGTCCTTGCCGAGCGACTCGGCCCAGAGCTGGACGAACCACGCCGCGACCCGCTCCAGCGCGTCGGCGTAGGTCATCATCACCCGGATGTTCCGCCCGCGCGCGGTATCCATCAGGTAGTGCATCGCCGCTCCGACGACCGCCGGATGCTCCGCCCCCCGCTCCCTGACCTCGCGCACGCACTCCGCGGCTCCGCGCAGGAGGGCGTCTATGTCCAATCCCGTGACCGCCGCGGGCAGAAGCCCAACCGGTGAGAGCACCGAGAACCTCCCGCCCACGTCCTTCGGGATGGGGAGCGTGCGCAGATCCTCCCGGTCGGCGATCCGCTTCAGGAAGCCCTCTTCGGGGTCGGTGGTCGCGATCGTGCGGTGCTGGTAGCCGAAGTCCCCCAGAGCGCTCGCCAGCATCCCGCGCACCACGAGGAAGCCCGCCATCGTCTCCGCCGTCGAGCCCGACTTCGTCACCACGTTCACCCACGTCCCCTCCGGCTCCGCCACGTCCAGGATGGCGGCGAGCGTCGCGGGGTCGGTGTTCTCGGCGAAGTGGATGCGCGGCCCCCTGCGCTCGGGCATCTGGTTGTAGTAGGGGTGGTTGAGCGCCCGGTGCAGCGCTATCGGGCCGAGGGCGGAGCCCCCGATGCCGATGTGGATGAAGTCCGTCGGGCTCGAGCTTCGTATCTCGCCGGCCGTCCTCAGGCAGGCGTCGGCGTACTCGCGCGTCTCCGGGAGCTTCATGAACCCGGGTTCGTCCTCGAGGAGCTTCCCGGCAGCCTCCTGCAGCCGGGGTGTGATCTCCGAGAGCTCCTTCTCCGTGATGCCACCTTCCACCTCGATGAGGTTCGTGTAGTCGAAGCTGACCTCGGCCAATTCGGTCCTCCTGAACTCCGTAGCCTGCAGAAGAGTTTACCGGGATATAATCGCGCCCGCGGACGAAACCACGATGACGGGCGAGGGAGGGGGAGAGAACATGCCGGACGAAACGAAGCGCAGGAGAGCCCGGGAGGTTCTCTCCCGGCTCGAAGAGCTCTACCCCGGCGCCACGACCGAGCTCTCCTGGTCGAACCCTCTGGAGTTGCTGGTCGCCACCATCCTCTCCGCCCGCACCACCGACAAGACCGTGAACAAGATCACACCCCGCCTCTTCCAGAGGTACCGCACCGCCCGCGACTACGCCGAGGCCGACCCGAACGAGCTGGAGGAGATGTTGCGCCCGAGCGGCTTCTACCGCAGCAAGGCCCGGGCCATACAGGGGATGGCCCGCACCCTCGTCGAGGAGCACGGCGGCGAGGTGCCGCACACGCTGGAGGAACTCACCGCCCTCCCGGGCGTCGGCCGCAAGACGGCGAACGTCGTCCTCGGCACCGCCTTCGGCAACGGCGAGGGCGTGGTCGTCGATACTCATGTCCGCCGCCTCTCCGGGCGCCTCGGCCTCAGCCGCGAGAAGGACCCCGAAAAGATAGAACGCGACCTCATCGAGCTGGTCCCGGAAGAGAAGCGGCCGCTCTTCTCCCACCTGCTCATCCTGCACGGCAGGAGGGTCTGCAAACCCCGCCGCCCCGACTGCCCGAACTGCGTGCTCAACGACATATGCCCCTCGGCCTTCAAGACCTGAGGGAGCCGGTGTAAAATCCCCGGTGGGTACGGGAGCATGGCAGAGCGGACGAATGCGCTGGTCTTGAAAACCAGAGGCGGCTGTGCCGCCCGTAGGTTCGAATCCTACTGCTCCCGCTCCTTCGACCTCCAGTGAGGGATGGAGGACTATATGGAGTATTCTTTAAAAAAATTTAAGTAAATGGGCCATTTGAGGTTTTTGCTTTGCTAGACTGTGGGTATATCCTCTCCCGGCAGAGAGGATGATGTTGACATGGAGAGTAATGGAAGGAGGTAGAGTGAAGAGGTTGGTGTATCTGGCTGCGGCCGCGCTCATAGCGGTGCTGCTTCTCGCGCCGGCTGCCTTCGCGCAGACTACGGGTGGCACTACGGGCAGCACTGCCAGTAGCCCTGCCAGCAGCTCCTCTGCGAGCAGCAGCGCGATGGGCGGGGGCTCGACGATGATGAGCAGCGGCACCATGAGCAGCAGCGCCATGAGCAGCAGCGCCATGAGCAGCGTCAGCGGCACCGGCCAGAAGGGTGGGAAGCTGGCCGAGAGCGGTGGTCCGGCGATCATCCTTCCGGCTGCTGCCCTGCTTCTTGGTTCGGGCATCCTGACGTTCGCTGTCCTGCGCCGTCGTCAGTAGTTTCGGCTCTGGCCACCTGAAAGAGGCCAGTGAAGGAGGCCGGCCTTCGGGCCGGCCTCCTTCATTGTTCTCCGATCCGTTGCCTTCGTTTTTTCGGGCTGTGGTGGGGATGATCCGTGCGAAGAGAGTCGAAGGGGTGGTGGGTTGGATTCTTCCTTCGAGACCCTCATGGAGGCTTTGGGGATCGAGATAGAAGAGGTTTGTGCTCGGAGGGTCGTCGCGAAGATGCCGGTGCACGGCCCGACCCGGCAGACTTTCGGGCTTCTGCACGGCGGGGCCTCGGCGGCGCTGGCGGAGACCGTCGCGAGCCTCGGAACCTACGACATGGTGGATAAGGAGCGGCAGAGCGTGGTCGGTACGGAGGTCACGGCGAGCCACCTCCGGCCGAAGGGTAGGGGGACGGTGAGGGCGTTGGGGCAGCCCATTCACCGCGGCGATCGGGAGGTGCTCTGGGACGTGAGGATCACCGACGAGCGCGGACGGCTCGTCTGCAGCGCCCGCTGCACCGTCGCCGTGGTCCCGCGCTACGGGATCGAGTAGATCCAGTCGCGGGTCCCGTAGAGCTCGCGGGTGAGGCGTTCGGCTTCGGCCAGCTCTTCCGGGGTGAGGGTATCCTCTGTGAGGCCGTCTGCGGTGTTGCGCCCGGCGAAGGTCTCTATCATGTGTTCGATGATCTCTTCGCGGGGGAGGCTGGTCTGGCGCCGCAGGGGGCCGACCCGCTTCTCGGCGCTCTGGATGGCCTTGTCCGAGAGCTTCTCCTGCCCGATGCGCAGTATCCGGAGCATCCTGGCGGTGTCGATCTCGTAGGAGAGGGTGTCGTGGTGCAAAACGGCGCCGTGGGCCCGTCCCTGGGCCGCCCCCCCGATCTTGCCGTTCTTCGAGGAGATGTCGTTTATCGGCTCGTAGTAGGCCTCGATTCCGAGCGAGCGGAACGCCTCCACGACCCACTCGTCGAGGAAAGCGTAGGAGTCCACCGTCGACATCCCGGCGACCAGCTCCAGGGGAGCGTAGATCGAGAAGGTGATTATGTTCCCGGGCTCGACGAACATAGCGCCGCCGCCGGTGGTGCGGCGGATGATCTCGACGCCCTCCCTGCGCGCCTCCTCCTCGTTTACCTCGTTGCTCACGGACTGGAAGCGGCCGATCACGACCTCGTCCTTGTGGCGCCCCCAGAAGCGCAGCGTCGGCGGTCGCTCTCCGGAGCCGACCCTGCGGGTCAGAACCTCGTCTATGGCGACGTTCACCGGCGGATCGACCGGCTCCCCGCGGATCAGACGCCACCGGTAGCGCTTCCAGCGATCCTCCAGGCTCATGACGAGAGCGCCCTCCTCACAGCCCGCGCGACGGCCTCGGGCGAGAAGCCGACCATCTCGGCCTCCGGCGGGAGCGCCTCCCTGATACGCGCGGCCAGCTCCTCCTCCGCGAGCGTGGCCGGCGCCCCCTCCAGCGCCCCCGTGATCGCCGAGAGCGCCTCCGGAGGGTCGAGGAAGAAGTCGCCGCTTACGCGCACGCCCCTCAGCACCCCGCCTTCGATCTCGAGGTCGGCGACGACGAGCTTGCCGCCGCGGCTCTTGTACTCTCCGTGCATCCCGAAATGTAGTTTACCCCGGATCTCCGGGAGGGCTTGCATTCGCCGGATCTCCCGCTAATAACGAGGCTGGAACGAACGAGACGTAGTAACGAGCAGGAAAGGAGGTGGTGTTCCATGGCTCTTGCTCCGATCCGTGGGTTCTGGGACATTCAGAGTGAGTTCGACCGCATGTTCGACGAGATGGTAGGCAGCCTGTTCGGCAGGCGCCGGGGTGGCCAGGAGAGGCTCTGGGCGCCGCCGATGGAGGTGTACGCCCACGGCGGGGACCTGGTGATCCACGTCGACCTGCCGGGCGTGACACTGGATGACGTGGACATCACCCTCGAGGGGACGACGCTCACGATAAGCGGCCAGCGTAAGGGCACCGAAGAGGAGGTCAACCACTACCTGCAGGAGCTGCCCTACGGCGCGTTCCGCAGGAGCATGACCGTCCCCGAGGGGGTCGATGCGGATAGCGTCAAGGCCCGGCTCGAGAACGGCGTGCTCGAGGTCGTCCTGCCCGGCGCGGTCTCCGAGGTGGCCCCGAAGAAGATAGCCATCGAGGCCGGCGAGAGCAGGAAGACCCTGGAGGGCAGCGCCTCCTGAGCCACCCTGCACCCCGGCACGTCCGGGTAGCCTGAGCGAGAGGCCCGTGTCCGCCTGCGACACGGGCCTCTCCTGCGTTTGGGAGGGGTGTTCGCAAGGTATATATATGACAGAAAGAGTCCAACTCTTATCGAGGGAGTCTGGATCTTGGAGGTGTGCGAGATGGTATCTCATGGCAGGGTGGCCGTTCCGGTCAGGGTTCA
This genomic window contains:
- a CDS encoding lipoate--protein ligase family protein, whose amino-acid sequence is MSLEDRWKRYRWRLIRGEPVDPPVNVAIDEVLTRRVGSGERPPTLRFWGRHKDEVVIGRFQSVSNEVNEEEARREGVEIIRRTTGGGAMFVEPGNIITFSIYAPLELVAGMSTVDSYAFLDEWVVEAFRSLGIEAYYEPINDISSKNGKIGGAAQGRAHGAVLHHDTLSYEIDTARMLRILRIGQEKLSDKAIQSAEKRVGPLRRQTSLPREEIIEHMIETFAGRNTADGLTEDTLTPEELAEAERLTRELYGTRDWIYSIP
- a CDS encoding biotin--protein ligase; its protein translation is MHGEYKSRGGKLVVADLEIEGGVLRGVRVSGDFFLDPPEALSAITGALEGAPATLAEEELAARIREALPPEAEMVGFSPEAVARAVRRALSS
- a CDS encoding Hsp20/alpha crystallin family protein, producing the protein MALAPIRGFWDIQSEFDRMFDEMVGSLFGRRRGGQERLWAPPMEVYAHGGDLVIHVDLPGVTLDDVDITLEGTTLTISGQRKGTEEEVNHYLQELPYGAFRRSMTVPEGVDADSVKARLENGVLEVVLPGAVSEVAPKKIAIEAGESRKTLEGSAS